In Corythoichthys intestinalis isolate RoL2023-P3 chromosome 11, ASM3026506v1, whole genome shotgun sequence, a single genomic region encodes these proteins:
- the scyl1 gene encoding N-terminal kinase-like protein isoform X1 gives MWSFFARDPVKDFAYEIIPDSQEKSGIWSLHKGKRKSNGDPVSVFVHEVVQGLEQQTQLAKAAFKRMKTLRHPNILAYVDGLETEKSLYLVTEPVTPLAVHLKGNPGELEVSWGLHQIVKALSFLVNDCHLLHNNLGLWAIFVDRAGEWKLGALDHVAPEQGDPSGAQLPDPKAVYPDMEKYDPPEMPNSSGEKWGAEVWRLGCLIWEVFNGPLGRTASLRSLGKIPKALVPHYCELVAANPRARPNPARFLQNCRSPGGFLSNSFVESNLFLEEIQIKEPAEKQQFFQDLSDNLDSFPEDFCKHKVLPQLLTAFEFGNAGAVVLTPLFKVGKFLSAEEYQQKIIPVIVKMFSSTDRAMRIRLLQQMEQFIQYLNEAAVNSQIFPHVVHGFTDTNPAIREQTVKSMLLLAPKLNEANLNQELMRHFARLQARDEQGPIRCNTTVCLGKIASYLNAGTRQRVLISAFSRATKDPFAASRSAGVLGFAATHNYYNLTEIAARILPTLCAITVDPDKSVREQTFKAIKSFISKLEAVSEDPTKLAEIEKDVGSCAQPPSTSSGWTGWAVTGMSSLTSKLIRNTPGTVAGGAAESGGISNASSVAPGSTDEAPEKGPHNSLTYSSTAPSPANHSQTPEGTENDEEPGDRWDDEEDWGSLEDSERGRSEKDDWNTDWSGTTSSKKNTGEQGVGRSLSTMAVKKQSSDWSSSGWDADDSWSNEKEGQGQSSAGEEGWGNEWAEDETDVVSGQLPEGVRLASEYNWDSKGASQSDLFACVAQRNTVALTPAGGWGTEATGDWGTEDSWEALDGNQGLSKAELSKKKREERRKELEAKRAERKAAKGPLKLGARKLD, from the exons ATGTGGTCCTTTTTTGCCAGGGATCCCGTTAAAGACTTCGCTTATGAAATTATTCCCGACAGCCAAGAGAAGTCTGGAATATGGTCGTTACACAAAGGGAAACGAAAG TCCAATGGAGATCCGGTGTCGGTGTTCGTGCACGAGGTGGTTCAAGGATTGGAGCAGCAGACTCAGCTGGCAAAGGCGGCCTTCAAGCGTATGAAAACCCTTCGCCACCCCAACATCTTGGCATATGTTGATGGCTTGGAG ACGGAGAAGAGCCTTTACCTGGTAACTGAACCAGTGACTCCCCTGGCCGTTCACTTGAAGGGAAATCCTGGTGAACTTGAGGTCTCCTGGGGTCTGCACCAGATAGTG AAAGCTCTAAGTTTCCTGGTGAATGATTGTCACTTGCTCCATAACAACCTGGGCCTCTGGGCCATCTTTGTTGATCGAGCAGGAGAGTGGAAGCTGGGGGCCCTAGACCATGTTGCCCCAGAACAGGGTGACCCAAGCGGGGCCCAGCTTCCTGATCCGAAGGCCGTTTACCCAGATATGGAAAAGTACGACCCACCAGAGATGCCCAATAGCAGTGGGGAGAAATG gggtGCGGAGGTGTGGCGGTTAGGCTGTCTCATCTGGGAAGTGTTTAATGGGCCACTCGGCAGAACAGCTTCACTTCGTTCACTAGGAAAG ATCCCCAAGGCCCTGGTTCCTCACTACTGCGAGCTGGTGGCTGCTAACCCGCGAGCTCGCCCCAATCCAGCCCGTTTCCTCCAGAACTGCCGAAGTCCCGGAGGGTTCCTCAGTAACAGCTTTGTCGAGAGCAACCTGTTCCTAGAGGAAATCCAG ATCAAGGAGCCGGCCGAGAAGCAGCAATTCTTCCAGGATCTGAGTGACAACCTGGACTCTTTCCCGGAAGACTTCTGTAAACACAAGGTCCTGCCTCAACTGCTAACTGCATTTGAGTTTGGGAATGCTGGGGCTGTGGTCCTCACGCCTCTTTTCAAG GTGGGGAAGTTTCTATCTGCAGAAGAATACCAGCAGAAGATCATCCCAGTCATCGTGAAGATGTTTTCATCCACAGACCGGGCCATGAGGATACGACTGCTCCAGCAG ATGGAGCAGTTCATTCAGTATCTTAACGAAGCAGCAGTGAATTCACAGATTTTCCCTCATGTGGTTCACGGCTTTACTGATACCAACCCAGCCATCAGAGAGCAGACAGTTAAG TCTATGTTGCTGCTGGCTCCCAAACTGAACGAGGCCAACTTAAACCAGGAGCTCATGCGCCACTTTGCTAGACTGCAGGCCAGGGATGAGCAGGGGCCAATCCGATGCAACACCACTGTCTGCCTGGGAAAGATCGCTTCCTACCTCAATGCTGGG ACCAGGCAGAGAGTTCTGATATCTGCCTTCTCACGAGCCACAAAGGACCCCTTCGCAGCGTCGCGTTCTGCTGGCGTACTCGGCTTCGCCGCAACACACAACTACTACAACCTCACAGAGATTGCTGCACGTATTTTGCCTACGCTCTGTGCTATCACTGTCGATCCCGACAAGAGCGTCAGGGAGCAG ACATTCAAAGCCATCAAAAGTTTTATCTCCAAACTGGAAGCAGTTTCAGAAGATCCCACCAAGCTTGCAGAGATAG AAAAGGATGTTGGGTCATGTGCTCAACCACCCAGCACCTCTTCCGGCTGGACCGGCTGGGCTGTGACCGGTATGTCCTCGCTGACGTCCAAATTGATTCGCAACACGCCAGGGACCGTGGCGGGTGGAGCAGCTGAGAGTGGCGGGATTTCAAACGCGTCCAGCGTGGCTCCAGGCAGCACTGATGAAGCTCCCG AAAAAGGTCCACACAACTCCCTGACATATAGTTCTACTGCTCCAAGCCCTGCGAATCACTCGCAGACTCCTGAAGGGACAGAAAATGATGAGGAGCCAGGAGATCGCTGGGATGACGAAGAGGATTGGGGGAGTTTAGAG GATTCAGAGAGAGGGCGGTCTGAAAAGGATGACTGGAATACTGACTGGTCAGGCACAACATCATCCAAAAAGAACACCGGTGAACAAGGa GTGGGAAGGTCGTTATCCACCATGGCGGTAAAAAAGCAGAGCTCAGACTGGAGTAGCTCAGGCTGGGACGCTGACGACAGCTGGTCGAATGAAAAAGAGGGCCAGGGCCAGAGTTCCGCCGGCGAGGAGGGCTGGGGCAACGAATGGGCCGAGGACGAGACAGACGTGGTCAGCGGACAACTGCCCGAGGGGGTCCGCTTGGCTAGCGAGTACAACTGGGACAGCAAAGGTGCCAGTCAGAGCGACCTCTTCGCTTGTGTCGCACAGAGAAACACGGTGGCTCTCACG
- the scyl1 gene encoding N-terminal kinase-like protein isoform X2, which translates to MWSFFARDPVKDFAYEIIPDSQEKSGIWSLHKGKRKSNGDPVSVFVHEVVQGLEQQTQLAKAAFKRMKTLRHPNILAYVDGLEKALSFLVNDCHLLHNNLGLWAIFVDRAGEWKLGALDHVAPEQGDPSGAQLPDPKAVYPDMEKYDPPEMPNSSGEKWGAEVWRLGCLIWEVFNGPLGRTASLRSLGKIPKALVPHYCELVAANPRARPNPARFLQNCRSPGGFLSNSFVESNLFLEEIQIKEPAEKQQFFQDLSDNLDSFPEDFCKHKVLPQLLTAFEFGNAGAVVLTPLFKVGKFLSAEEYQQKIIPVIVKMFSSTDRAMRIRLLQQMEQFIQYLNEAAVNSQIFPHVVHGFTDTNPAIREQTVKSMLLLAPKLNEANLNQELMRHFARLQARDEQGPIRCNTTVCLGKIASYLNAGTRQRVLISAFSRATKDPFAASRSAGVLGFAATHNYYNLTEIAARILPTLCAITVDPDKSVREQTFKAIKSFISKLEAVSEDPTKLAEIEKDVGSCAQPPSTSSGWTGWAVTGMSSLTSKLIRNTPGTVAGGAAESGGISNASSVAPGSTDEAPEKGPHNSLTYSSTAPSPANHSQTPEGTENDEEPGDRWDDEEDWGSLEDSERGRSEKDDWNTDWSGTTSSKKNTGEQGVGRSLSTMAVKKQSSDWSSSGWDADDSWSNEKEGQGQSSAGEEGWGNEWAEDETDVVSGQLPEGVRLASEYNWDSKGASQSDLFACVAQRNTVALTPAGGWGTEATGDWGTEDSWEALDGNQGLSKAELSKKKREERRKELEAKRAERKAAKGPLKLGARKLD; encoded by the exons ATGTGGTCCTTTTTTGCCAGGGATCCCGTTAAAGACTTCGCTTATGAAATTATTCCCGACAGCCAAGAGAAGTCTGGAATATGGTCGTTACACAAAGGGAAACGAAAG TCCAATGGAGATCCGGTGTCGGTGTTCGTGCACGAGGTGGTTCAAGGATTGGAGCAGCAGACTCAGCTGGCAAAGGCGGCCTTCAAGCGTATGAAAACCCTTCGCCACCCCAACATCTTGGCATATGTTGATGGCTTGGAG AAAGCTCTAAGTTTCCTGGTGAATGATTGTCACTTGCTCCATAACAACCTGGGCCTCTGGGCCATCTTTGTTGATCGAGCAGGAGAGTGGAAGCTGGGGGCCCTAGACCATGTTGCCCCAGAACAGGGTGACCCAAGCGGGGCCCAGCTTCCTGATCCGAAGGCCGTTTACCCAGATATGGAAAAGTACGACCCACCAGAGATGCCCAATAGCAGTGGGGAGAAATG gggtGCGGAGGTGTGGCGGTTAGGCTGTCTCATCTGGGAAGTGTTTAATGGGCCACTCGGCAGAACAGCTTCACTTCGTTCACTAGGAAAG ATCCCCAAGGCCCTGGTTCCTCACTACTGCGAGCTGGTGGCTGCTAACCCGCGAGCTCGCCCCAATCCAGCCCGTTTCCTCCAGAACTGCCGAAGTCCCGGAGGGTTCCTCAGTAACAGCTTTGTCGAGAGCAACCTGTTCCTAGAGGAAATCCAG ATCAAGGAGCCGGCCGAGAAGCAGCAATTCTTCCAGGATCTGAGTGACAACCTGGACTCTTTCCCGGAAGACTTCTGTAAACACAAGGTCCTGCCTCAACTGCTAACTGCATTTGAGTTTGGGAATGCTGGGGCTGTGGTCCTCACGCCTCTTTTCAAG GTGGGGAAGTTTCTATCTGCAGAAGAATACCAGCAGAAGATCATCCCAGTCATCGTGAAGATGTTTTCATCCACAGACCGGGCCATGAGGATACGACTGCTCCAGCAG ATGGAGCAGTTCATTCAGTATCTTAACGAAGCAGCAGTGAATTCACAGATTTTCCCTCATGTGGTTCACGGCTTTACTGATACCAACCCAGCCATCAGAGAGCAGACAGTTAAG TCTATGTTGCTGCTGGCTCCCAAACTGAACGAGGCCAACTTAAACCAGGAGCTCATGCGCCACTTTGCTAGACTGCAGGCCAGGGATGAGCAGGGGCCAATCCGATGCAACACCACTGTCTGCCTGGGAAAGATCGCTTCCTACCTCAATGCTGGG ACCAGGCAGAGAGTTCTGATATCTGCCTTCTCACGAGCCACAAAGGACCCCTTCGCAGCGTCGCGTTCTGCTGGCGTACTCGGCTTCGCCGCAACACACAACTACTACAACCTCACAGAGATTGCTGCACGTATTTTGCCTACGCTCTGTGCTATCACTGTCGATCCCGACAAGAGCGTCAGGGAGCAG ACATTCAAAGCCATCAAAAGTTTTATCTCCAAACTGGAAGCAGTTTCAGAAGATCCCACCAAGCTTGCAGAGATAG AAAAGGATGTTGGGTCATGTGCTCAACCACCCAGCACCTCTTCCGGCTGGACCGGCTGGGCTGTGACCGGTATGTCCTCGCTGACGTCCAAATTGATTCGCAACACGCCAGGGACCGTGGCGGGTGGAGCAGCTGAGAGTGGCGGGATTTCAAACGCGTCCAGCGTGGCTCCAGGCAGCACTGATGAAGCTCCCG AAAAAGGTCCACACAACTCCCTGACATATAGTTCTACTGCTCCAAGCCCTGCGAATCACTCGCAGACTCCTGAAGGGACAGAAAATGATGAGGAGCCAGGAGATCGCTGGGATGACGAAGAGGATTGGGGGAGTTTAGAG GATTCAGAGAGAGGGCGGTCTGAAAAGGATGACTGGAATACTGACTGGTCAGGCACAACATCATCCAAAAAGAACACCGGTGAACAAGGa GTGGGAAGGTCGTTATCCACCATGGCGGTAAAAAAGCAGAGCTCAGACTGGAGTAGCTCAGGCTGGGACGCTGACGACAGCTGGTCGAATGAAAAAGAGGGCCAGGGCCAGAGTTCCGCCGGCGAGGAGGGCTGGGGCAACGAATGGGCCGAGGACGAGACAGACGTGGTCAGCGGACAACTGCCCGAGGGGGTCCGCTTGGCTAGCGAGTACAACTGGGACAGCAAAGGTGCCAGTCAGAGCGACCTCTTCGCTTGTGTCGCACAGAGAAACACGGTGGCTCTCACG